In Acidobacteriota bacterium, the sequence CCCCTTTTGTGAAACTGGAGGTCGACGGCGAGAAATTGATCGTGTCGGCGGAGAGCCGTTTCTCCGCCAGCTCGAACGAGCTGCGGGTTCGTGTCGACGGCTCGACGAAGAAATTGACGATCGTTCGACCGCGGAGGGTGGGCACCTTCTTGATGACGCGTGCACCGACCTCCGCGAGACTCTCGGCGGTGTCCAGGATCAACGTGATCTCGTCGGCTGTCATGCCGTCGATACCAAGGAGATGACGACTGGCCAGCTTCACGCCTGCTCCTCCCCGCCGGCGGGCATCTCTACAAGGAAGACCCCCTCCTCGTCATCGGACTCGGATAGCCGCACGTCCACGTTCTGATCACGGGTCGTCGGGACGTTCTTTCCGACAAAGTCGGCCCGCACCGGCAGCTCGCGATGGCCGCGATCGACCAGGACGGCGAGCTGGATCACATCCGGCCGACCGAGATCCATGAGACCGTCGAGAGCTGCGCGGATCGTGCGCCCGGTGTAGAGGACGTCGTCGACCAGCACCACACAGGACCGATCCAGCTCGAATGGGATCTCGGTTTTCTTCAGAACCGGGTGATCCGCGATTCGCGAAAGATCGTCCCGGTAAAGATTGATATCGAGCATCCCCGTCTCGGGTCGCTCGCCGCTGATCGACTCCATGTGGGTGGCGAGTCGGTTGGCCAGCGGCACCCCGCGGGTGCGGATGCCGACGAGGGATACGTTCGCGAAGTCGCCGTCGCGATTGCGTTCGAGAATTTCGTGGGCCAGACGAACGAGGGCACGATCGATCTGTTCCGCGTCCATGAGACGGACCGGTTGGCTTCCCGCCATCGACGATCTCCTTGCGGCCTCTCTGGGCCTACTTAAAGGAAGCTCGTTGGAATCGGCGTTATGCTATCGCCCGACCGTTCCGCGGTCAAGGCGGTCCGCGGAATTGACGGGTTTCGGACCAAGGACTATCCTGCTCCGCCGAGTAACCGATGCCACTCGACTTTCTCACCAAGGTTTGCCGGAACGAAGATCTAGGGCAGGGAAATTTCCTGCTCAGCTTCGACGCGCCGTCATTCGCCGACTCGATGGCGCCGGCCGAGTTCTTCATGATCGGAATTCCCGGTGCCGAGACGCTGCTGCGACGCCCGTTCAGTGTGTGTGGCTTGCCGGGGACTTTCGACGACAGCCATCCCGACCGCTACACGATCCTCGTGAAGGCGATGGGAAAGGGAACCCGGCTGCTCTCCGAGTTGGGGCCGGGAGCCGAGCTGACCGTGCTGGGACCGCTCGGACAGGGCTACTCGCTTCCCACCGACGACCGTCCGTCGCTGATCGTCGCCGGAGGCATCGGTTCCGCACCGTTTCCCGCGCTGATCGATCTTCTGGAGCGCAACGGACACTCCCGCCCACACATGATCTACGGCGCACGCTCCAGCGGCGACCTGCCGTTGGCCGATTGGTTCGCGGATCGATGTCGGTCGTTGTCGATAACGACAGACGACGGCAGCCAGGGTGAAGAGGGGCGGGTCACCGCTCCCCTCCTGCGAATGTTGAAAGAACATCCGGGGGGTCTGCGAATCTACGCCTGTGGTCCCGACCCGATGCTGAAGGCCGTCGCGGCCATCGCTATCGAGGCGGGGGTCGAGTGCCAACTTGCCCTCGAAGCCCACATGGCCTGCGGGTTCGGTGTCTGTCTGGGGTGCGTCGTTCCCGTCATCGGCGAGGACGGCCAACCGCGATACGAGCGCGTCTGCGTCGAGGGGCCGGTCATGACGGCGGATCGGATGGCCTGGTGAAACCCGACATGACCATCGAGCTGGGTCCACTCCGGCTAAAGAACCCGATCCTCACAGCATCCGGCACGTTCGGGTATGGGCTGGAGTTCCTACCCTACTTCGATCTCTCGCGACTGGGCGGGCTGTGTACCAAGGGACTCTCTCCGCGACCCCGACTCGGAAATCCTCCCGCGCGAATCGTCGAGACCCCTTCGGGGATGCTCAATACGATCGGCCTTCAAAATATCGGTGTCGATACGTTTCTCTCCGATCGACTTCCCAAGCTCCGCGAGTATGACCTGGAGATCATCGCCAACGTCTTCGGCGAAACCGAAGCGGAGTACATCGAGGTCTGTCGCAAGCTGAGTAAGGCTGAGGGCGTCGCGGCCATCGAGTTGAACGTCTCCTGCCCCAACGTCGAAGAGGGCGGGATGATCTTCGGCAACGATCCGGCGGCTCTGCAACAGGTGACCCGTGCCTGTCGCGAGGCGTGCGATCTGCCGTTGATCGTCAAATTGTCCCCCAACGTCACCGACATCCGCGTCACGGCCGAGGCCGCCGTGGCCGGTGGCGCCGACATCCTCTCTCTGATCAATACCTATGTCGGCATGGCCATCGATATCGAACGACGAAAACCCGTTCTGACCAAGATCTCCGGCGGGCTCTCGGGACCGGCGATTCGCCCCCTTGCCGTCTGGCTGACCTGGCAGGTCGCCCAGACGGTCGACGTTCCGATCATCGGTATGGGCGGGATCACCGACGAGAGAGACGCGATGGAGTTCTTCCTGGCCGGGGCCAGCGCGGTCCAGGTCGGCACCTCGAACTTCGTCCATCCCGACGCCGCGGTCCGGGTCGTCGACGGGCTCGAGCGCTTCCTCGCGGATCGCAACATCCCGTCGGTCCAATCGATCGTCGGTCGTCTGGAGGTACCCCGTTGATGGGCAAGCCTCACGAGCGGATCTTCGTCGCACTCGACACGCCCGATGCGGATGCCGCCCGCTCCCTGGCCCGCGACCTTCAGGGTCTCGTCGGTGGATTCAAGATCGGTCTGGAGCTGTTCATCTCCACCGGCCCGAAGCTGGTCGAGGAGATCCGGCGCTACGATCAGCAGGTCTTCCTGGACCTGAAGCTTCACGACATTCCCAACACCGTCGCGGGGGCCGCGCGATCGATCGGACGTCTCGGCGTCCAGATGTTCACGGTCCACGCCAATGGCGGCGTCGAGATGATGCGTCGCGCAAACGCGGCCGCACGGGAAGGCGCCGACGAAGCCGGCCACCCGGCACCGATGACTCTCGCCGTGACCGTCCTGACAAGTCACGACGATGACGACCTGCAAGAGCTCGGCTGGGACGGGCCGTGCGAGACCGCCGTCGGACGCCTCGCCGGACTTGCCGATCGGGCGCAGGTCGGTGGGGTCGTCTGCTCGCCGCTCGAGGTTCGTGCGTTGCGCGAGCGGTTCCCCGACCAGAAGCGGGTCGTACCCGGGATACGCCTGCCCGGTGGCTCCACCGACGATCAGGCGCGTGTGGCCACTCCCGGCACGGCGATAGCCGACGGCGCGGACTACCTGGTGATCGGCCGTCCGATCCGAAACGCCGACGATCCCGCAGCCGCAGCCCAGGCCATCGCGGACGAGATCGCCCGGACAAGTTAGACTTCGCCTATGCGAGTGACGCTTCTCGGCACCGGCACCTCGACGGGCGTTCCCGTGCCTACCTGTTGCTGTTCGGTCTGTACGTCCGACGATCCCCGGGACAACCGCCTCAGGCCGTCTGCCCTGCTCGAGTGGCCCGGCGCCAGCCTGCTCATCGATACATCGACCGACCTGCGTCAGCAGGCACTTCGATATCGGATCGAGCGGATCGACGCCGTGCTCTACACCCACGCCCACGCGGATCACATGCTGGGTCTCGACGAACTGCGACTCTACAACTGGCGTCAGAAGGGCGTGATCCCCGTGTTCGGCAACCCCACGACCCTCGACGCGCTGACGCAGACGTTCTGGTATGTCTTCAGTGACAAACCCGCCGAGAGCACGAAACCGGAGATCGATCGTCGTCTTGTGGACCGGCCGTTCGAGCTTCTCGGTCGACAGATCATTCCGGTCCCGCTCCTGCATGGCACACTCCCGATCCTGGGATTCCGGATCGGCAAGATGGCCTACCTGACCGACGTCAGCGAGATTCCGCACGAGAGCTATGGGTTGTTGAACGACCTGGACACCCTCATCCTCAGCGCCCTTCGCGAACGACCCCACCCGACCCATCTGACCGTCGAGCAGGCCGTCGAGACTGCGAAACGGATCGGCGCTCGACGCACGCTCTTCACCCACATGTCTCACGAGGTACACCACGCCACCATTGCCGCGCAATTACCCTCCGGCATCGAGTTGGCCTACGATGGTCTCATCGTGGAGATCGATGATGACCAACCCTGAGCTACGCCGGCTCCGCCTCCTCCTGGTCGCAGGAGTCGTGCTACTGGCGGCTCTGACACCGTCTCTCGCAGAGGACGACACCCTACGCGTCGAGGACGTGGTACGACGGTTCGTCCAGGGAGAATCGGTCGAGGCTTTGATTCAGCAGATTCGAACGGCTCCCGTGGACTTCGTCCTCGATGACGAGATGCTCGAGGAGTTGAAGATCGCCGGCCTTCCCGAATCTCTGATCGGGGCGATGGTCGCACGCCAGAAAGAGAGTGAGCCGGAAGAGGCCCCGGTTGAGGTCGAGGACGTCACCGACGGCGAGTCGAACATCGTCTTCGTCATCAACCCGCCCAAGAAAGAGGGCAAGCCTCATCCGGACGGCGGCAAGATTCACCTGTGGGACTTCATCGACAGTGTCGATGCCGAGCGACTGGACCTTCGTGCCGATCAGACGCACTTCGATGACCTGGCGGTCTACATCCAGTGCCGGACCGCAGAGCACGTTCCCGATCGCTGGCGATCCGTCTCTCCGCTGGGGCGGGACTTTCGCGGCAGTCGACGACATCGCATGTTGCTGTTCCTCGCCGGCGCGGACGCATCGGACACGAAGGGCATCGGCAAGCTGGCGGACGCGATGCAAGATCGAGGGCGCACGCAGAAGCTGGCTCTCGAATTGCCCGCGACGCTGGAATTGCACCTGGACGAGGTAGACGACCATCAACTGACCGTCGGGATCGCGGCACGGATCGGTGAGCGGTACCTCCGATTGACGTCCGAGGACCTGGTCGATGTCGTGATCGAAGCCGGCGGCAGCGTGGAGTACGGTCTCCGAATCGAGAATCAATCGGGCGGAGCCGTCGTGGAGGGTCTGTCGGTGCGTCAGGTTCGTCTCAGGGAGCCCTGACCTACTGAAGCTGAATCGACATCACCTTCGACACGCCAGGCTCTTCCATCGTGACGCCGTAGAGTAGATCCGCCGACTCCATCGAGAGCTTGTTGTGAGTCACCACGATGAACTGGGTCTGCTTCGCATATTCCTTCAGCATCCGTGCGAACCGCTGAACGTTTGCGTCGTCCAGCGCAGCGTCGACCTCATCCAGCAGACAGAACGGTGACGGCTGGTAGCGGAACACCGCGAACAGCAACGCGATCGCCGACAGCGCCTTCTCGCCACCGGACATCAGCGCGACCGAGCCGAGTCGCTTCCCGGGTGGCTGCACCATGATCTCGATCCCGCAATCCAACACATCCTCGCCTTCCTCGAGTCTCAGGTCCGCCCGTCCACCGTTGAACAGCAGCTTGAAGATCTCCTGGTAGGACCTGCGAATCTGCTCGAAGGCCTCCTCGAATCGATCGCGGGAGGTGCGATTGATGCGTCGAATCGACTCGCGTAGCGAGTTCATCGACTGCTCGAGGTCCAATTTCTGCTTGCTGAGGAAGTCGTGACGCTCCTCGTATTCCGAGAACTCGTCGATGGCCGTCATGTTGACCGGTCCGATACGCTCGATCCTCTCGCGTATGTCGGCACACTCCTTGTCGAGGGTATCCAGGTCCACGGGCTCGTCGCTCTCTGGCGGTTCGCCCGCATCGAGACTTGGGACGCCGAGCTCCTGGATGCAGAGTTCGTCCAGATGCGAGCGTTCCGACTCCAGCTTCGTTCGCTCGAGTTCGAGTTCCCGGGTCACCGTCCGCTCGGCCTCGAGGCGATCGCGGAGGGTCTTCAGCCCGCTGTCCATCTCTCCGAGATGACGCTGAAGCTCCAGGATCCGTCGTTCCATCTCCGACGAACGTTCCGTGGCCCCACGACGCTCCTCGAGTTGTTGGAGTAGTGTGGCATCGGTCTCGGTCTTCAGACGCGCGGCCTCTTCCCCGCGAGCATCGGCGGCGCTGGCCTCGGCGTGACAGGCGTCAACGCGACGCTTCAACTCGTCGCGGCCTTCCTGGAGCCGCTGCTTCTCCTGCTGGGCAGCCTGGAGTTGCTCGGTACGCGACGCAAGCTCGACACGCAGCGCGCTGACGGCCTCCGCCAGAAGCTGCCCTGCCGCCTCCTGCTCCTCGGATCGAAGCGTCGCCTGTTGCAAATCGTGTTCGAGAGTCCGTCGCCGACCCTCAACCGTCGCAATCTCCTGGACGGTCGCGGCCTGCCGGGTGCTCAACTCTTCGACCTCGCGATTGGCGACGGCGATCTCCTCGTCGAGGGTCTCCCGCTTGCGCCCTGCGCGCTCGCCGTCCTCCCGGTTACGACGGGCGTAGGCCTCCAACTCGACGCGCTTGTGATTTGCCTCGTCCAGCGCCTGACGGGTCTCCCGTTCGAGGATCTCCAGCGCGACCATCTTCTGGCGCATGGTCTCGTTCTCTCGCTGTGCCTGTTGTGCGGCGGCCCGTGTCTTCTCTACACCCTGCCGCGCCTCGTCGGACTTACGACGATGGGCCAACAGACCGTTCTTGCTCTGTTCGACACCACCGGTGGCGACGACGCCCGATGAGTAGACGACATCTCCGGACGCGGTCAGGTAATCGACACCCGGATATTGACGATGCAGCATCAGCGCCGTCGTCAGCGTATCGACAAGCACCGCATCGCCGATTCGATCGCCGACGACCCCGTTCCCCGCGGTCTTCAGGTCAAGTCGCTCGCGGAGCCGCCCACGAACTCCGGGATGACCCAGGAGGCTACCTGGAAAGGCGTCGGTCCCGTTGCTCGTGTGACCGACGGCCGCGCCGCCTCCCGGATGGGACTTGCTGATCATCGTGGTGCGCCCGGCGCCTTCCCGACGAAGCAGATCACAGGCCTTCTCCACGTCCGCGTCGTCCTGCATGATGACGGTCGGCAGGATGTTGCGCAGGTAACCCTCGGCCGCACCCTCGACGTCGCTCTGGGCCTCGACGTAATCGGCAAGCACCCCCAGCGGACGAACTCCCGCTCGGGGGCCACCGTGGATCAACGTCCGCACGCCATCCGAGACACCGGCGAATCGGGTGTCCACGTCTTCCAGCGTGTTCAGGCGGGCGACGGCAGACTTCTCGGCCTCCCGTGCGGCGTTCAGCCCCTCGGACTGAACGTCGTGGGCCTTCCGTATCGAGGCGAGGCCACTCTCCGCCTCGGCCAGCGCCTTCGAGAGTCGACTGACCTCGTCCACGTGATAGCTGCACTGCTCGTCGAGCGTGTGCGACTCACCACGGATGCGTTCGACGTCGTCGCCGGTCAGCTCCAGCTCCGATTCGGTTCGGGCACGCTGCGCTCCGCAGCGCTGCAAGCCCTCCTCGATAGCGGTCAGCCGGTTTCGCAACTCGGCGACCTCGTTCATCGTGCTGAACTGTTCCTGTCGTCGGCGTTCGACGTCTTCCCGTTGCTCACCCCTGAGCGTCTCGGCGGCGGCAACGGCGTTGCGTTGCTCGTCCCACTGGACGGAAAGACGCTCGGCATCGGCGGAAGACTGACCGACCCGGGCGGCGATCTCTTCGAGTCCAACCTCGGACTCGGCGAGACGTTCCGTCAGGCTCTTGGCCTCGGCGCGCTGACGTGTCGCGGCCTCTGCCGCCTCCGCGACGCGCTCGACACAACTCTTGACCAATCCTTCGCTGCGATCCGTCTCAAGTTCCAGCTGGTGCGTGGCCTCACCGAGTTCACGAAAACTCTCTTGTAGTTGTTCGTGTTCCGTACGCTGTTCGACGAGCTGAACTTCCGACTTGCCAAGCCCGGCGGCGATCTCCGCCTCGGCCTCACGGGCAGCAGCTTCCGTGCCTCGCAGCGTTTCAAGTCGGGTGTCGAGGTCCTGGGCGCGCAGTGCGAAGCGAACCCGCTCTTTCGAACGCAACTCGTCGCGGAGCGTGCGATAGCGACGTGCCTTGGCCGCCTGTCGCTTGAGCGACCGAATCGATCGCTCGACCTCGACGATGATGTCGTTGACTCTCAGCAGATTGGCGTGGGTCGCATCCAGCTTCATCTCGGCGAGGCGACGCTTGTGTTTGTAGCCGGCGATGCCGGCCGCGTCCTCGATCAGCTGACGTCGATCCTTCGGCTTCGCGTTGAGGATCTGGTCGATTCGGCCCTGCTCGATGGTCGCGTAACTGCGCGCACCGACGTGTCCCTGCGAGAGAAGCTCCTGGATATCTTTCAGTCGGGCCCGTGCGCCGTTGACGCGGTACTCGCTTTCTCCACTGCGGAAGAGCTTACGGGTGATGACCAGCTTCCCGGACTCGCCGCCGACGGCACCCTGTGCGTCGTTGAAATGCAACGACACCTCGGCCATTCCCAGCGGCTTTCGAGCATCGCTTCCGCTGAAGATGACGTCTGCCATATGACGGCCACGGAGATTTTTTGGGCTCTGCTCGCCGAGGACCCAGTTGATGGCGTCGCCGATGTTGGACTTGCCACATCCGTTGGGACCCACCACGGCGGTGATCCCCGCAGGAAACGTCACTTCGGTCCGGTCGCTGAACGACTTGAAACCGGCAATCTGCAGTCTCTCGAGCTTGAGCATCGGGAACGGTGACCCCTCGACCAGGTAAACCCGTGTTTTCGGCGAATTGACGGCGAACTATACCATCCACCGCCGTTCCGAACCAAGGATCGCCCCAAGATCTGTCCGCATCTTCAGGGCCTGCCCCAACATCTTGGGGCGGCTTCCCGTCGTCCTGGAGGCCCCGCCGGAAAACCGCGCGGCAGACGCCACCTTCAAGTGGCGCACCACGGGGAATTCTACTCCGATCGGTGGGGAACTGCCCGAAGAGACTAGCGGTCGCGGAACAGCAACATGTCGGGCAAGGCCGTCAGGGCGTCCTTGGCGGGGCCCTCGGGAAAGCCCCGAAGCTGATCGAGGGCCGACGCCGCGAAGCGGCGGGCCCGGGCGTGGGTGCGCTCGATGGCACCGCGCTCCCTCAACCAGTCGGTGAAGCGGGCGAACTCCGGAGCCTCGGCGGGCAGGCCGTCCACGATCCGCTGGGCGACATCCCGGACTTCCGGTTGGCCCTGGGAGAGCAGGTCCAGCACCGCCAGCGTCGCCTTGCCTTCCGAGAGGTCACTGGCCACCGGTTTACCCATCCGCTCGGCTTCACCGGTGAAGTCAAGCAGATCGTCCACCAGCTGGAAGGCCATTCCCAGATCGGTCCCGTATCGCCTGAGGGCGACCAACCGGTCGTCGTCCATCCCGGACAGCAGGCCGGCGAGTTCGCAACAACAACCGAAGAGCGCCGCCGTCTTTCGTTCGACCAGGTCGAGGTATTCGTCGGTCGTCAGGTCCAGACGCCCCACGTAGCGTGTCTGAAGCATCTCCCCTTCCGTCATGCGCAGGGTGACGTCCGCGAGCTTCTTCATGACCTGCAGGCTGCCGGCCTGCAGCGCCATCTCCATCGCCTTGGCGAACAGGTAGTCGCCGAACAGGACGCTGACGTTGTTTCCCCAACGACGATTGGCCGACGGAGCCCCACGACGGGTCTCGGCCTCATCGAGGATATCGTCGTGGATCAGCGTGGCGGAGTGGATGAACTCCAGCACCGTCGCCAGCGCGACCTGATGCTCTCCCTCGTAACCGCACATCCGCGTACAGAGCAGGTGCAACGTGGGTCGGACCCGCTTACCGCCACTCTCGGCGACAAAGCCACCGATCTCATCGACGATCCGGACCGGCGACGCCAGTTGGTCCCGGAACATGACCTCGACACGGGCAAGGTCGTCAGCGATCAGTCCGATGATGGTGGGGGGGGTACTGAAGGGCTCGATCAGCAGCCGCTCGGCTTTTCCCATGCTGACCAAATTGCTCAAGGCTCTCCCTCACAGACGTCGGATACTAGCATCGTGCCGGTCGCACGAGCAACTTTAGAGGGGTTTCTCACGGCTCGTGGCTTCCGACGACCTCGGTCCCGGCCGGGGGCTCGAAACGGAACTGCGGATCACTGCTCCCCGGGTCCGGCTCCCAGCCCTCAAACGTGTAGAGCATCCGGTTGCCGCCGGAGTCGGTGATCCGTGCCTCCCGGACCGCAAAGGTCCTTGGATCGAGGACCAACCGGACCTCCTCGAACGCCTCGTCGACGCCCGACGGGAGTAACAGGATACCCAGCCCGTCGTCCCCCTCCAGGAGGTCCATCGGCGTGGCGACGAACAGGCTCTGCAACCGTGTCTCCGAGGCCAGGAGCCGTGGGAGGAGCGAGGCCTCGTCATCCAGCAACCCCAGGATCAACTGCTGATCTTCCTGGAGGTAGAGCCAGGTGCGGCGATCGACCACCAGCGCCAGTTTGTATTCGGGATCGCGATACTCCCAACGCATCTGTCCGGGACGGCGAAGCCACAGTTCCCCGGACTCCACGAGTCCGGTTCCCAGGGCCCCGGAGACCAACGATTGGCGAAAGGATGCGTGCAGGTGGGGCCGCTCATCGAGCCATCGTTGCAACCCGGCCAGATGATCGGCGGCCGATCCTGCGGGGGGCGGATCCGCCGCGAAGGCCCCCGAAAGACAGGGGAGGATCAGGAGGCCGGCAAGAAGAACTTTCAACGGAAGGCCCTCGTGACGCCGAGCCCGTCTTGCGAAAGGGGGACCGGAATGGTATTCCGGTGCTCGGAGGACCATGATCGTGGCAAAGCAACCGTTTCGCAACGCAGGCCCGAGGACAGCACCCATCTGGCTCGGAGTCATCGTTTTCCTGGGCCTCGCCGTGGCGGAGGAGCCGCTGCGTCAGCAGGCGCTGGCGGCGTACGACGAGAGCCGCTGCCCGGACGCGCTTCAGGCGTTCCAGCAACTCGACGATCAGGGTGCCCTCGACGGTCCCCTGCTCTATCGGCGCTATTTCTGTCTGAACCAGATCGGCGATGACGGAGCCACCGGCGCACTTCGCCGTGCCATCGAGACGCTGGAGGAG encodes:
- a CDS encoding dihydroorotate dehydrogenase, yielding MVKPDMTIELGPLRLKNPILTASGTFGYGLEFLPYFDLSRLGGLCTKGLSPRPRLGNPPARIVETPSGMLNTIGLQNIGVDTFLSDRLPKLREYDLEIIANVFGETEAEYIEVCRKLSKAEGVAAIELNVSCPNVEEGGMIFGNDPAALQQVTRACREACDLPLIVKLSPNVTDIRVTAEAAVAGGADILSLINTYVGMAIDIERRKPVLTKISGGLSGPAIRPLAVWLTWQVAQTVDVPIIGMGGITDERDAMEFFLAGASAVQVGTSNFVHPDAAVRVVDGLERFLADRNIPSVQSIVGRLEVPR
- a CDS encoding outer membrane lipoprotein carrier protein LolA, translating into MKVLLAGLLILPCLSGAFAADPPPAGSAADHLAGLQRWLDERPHLHASFRQSLVSGALGTGLVESGELWLRRPGQMRWEYRDPEYKLALVVDRRTWLYLQEDQQLILGLLDDEASLLPRLLASETRLQSLFVATPMDLLEGDDGLGILLLPSGVDEAFEEVRLVLDPRTFAVREARITDSGGNRMLYTFEGWEPDPGSSDPQFRFEPPAGTEVVGSHEP
- the pyrR gene encoding bifunctional pyr operon transcriptional regulator/uracil phosphoribosyltransferase PyrR; translated protein: MAGSQPVRLMDAEQIDRALVRLAHEILERNRDGDFANVSLVGIRTRGVPLANRLATHMESISGERPETGMLDINLYRDDLSRIADHPVLKKTEIPFELDRSCVVLVDDVLYTGRTIRAALDGLMDLGRPDVIQLAVLVDRGHRELPVRADFVGKNVPTTRDQNVDVRLSESDDEEGVFLVEMPAGGEEQA
- the pyrF gene encoding orotidine-5'-phosphate decarboxylase is translated as MGKPHERIFVALDTPDADAARSLARDLQGLVGGFKIGLELFISTGPKLVEEIRRYDQQVFLDLKLHDIPNTVAGAARSIGRLGVQMFTVHANGGVEMMRRANAAAREGADEAGHPAPMTLAVTVLTSHDDDDLQELGWDGPCETAVGRLAGLADRAQVGGVVCSPLEVRALRERFPDQKRVVPGIRLPGGSTDDQARVATPGTAIADGADYLVIGRPIRNADDPAAAAQAIADEIARTS
- a CDS encoding MBL fold metallo-hydrolase encodes the protein MRVTLLGTGTSTGVPVPTCCCSVCTSDDPRDNRLRPSALLEWPGASLLIDTSTDLRQQALRYRIERIDAVLYTHAHADHMLGLDELRLYNWRQKGVIPVFGNPTTLDALTQTFWYVFSDKPAESTKPEIDRRLVDRPFELLGRQIIPVPLLHGTLPILGFRIGKMAYLTDVSEIPHESYGLLNDLDTLILSALRERPHPTHLTVEQAVETAKRIGARRTLFTHMSHEVHHATIAAQLPSGIELAYDGLIVEIDDDQP
- the smc gene encoding chromosome segregation protein SMC, with protein sequence MLKLERLQIAGFKSFSDRTEVTFPAGITAVVGPNGCGKSNIGDAINWVLGEQSPKNLRGRHMADVIFSGSDARKPLGMAEVSLHFNDAQGAVGGESGKLVITRKLFRSGESEYRVNGARARLKDIQELLSQGHVGARSYATIEQGRIDQILNAKPKDRRQLIEDAAGIAGYKHKRRLAEMKLDATHANLLRVNDIIVEVERSIRSLKRQAAKARRYRTLRDELRSKERVRFALRAQDLDTRLETLRGTEAAAREAEAEIAAGLGKSEVQLVEQRTEHEQLQESFRELGEATHQLELETDRSEGLVKSCVERVAEAAEAATRQRAEAKSLTERLAESEVGLEEIAARVGQSSADAERLSVQWDEQRNAVAAAETLRGEQREDVERRRQEQFSTMNEVAELRNRLTAIEEGLQRCGAQRARTESELELTGDDVERIRGESHTLDEQCSYHVDEVSRLSKALAEAESGLASIRKAHDVQSEGLNAAREAEKSAVARLNTLEDVDTRFAGVSDGVRTLIHGGPRAGVRPLGVLADYVEAQSDVEGAAEGYLRNILPTVIMQDDADVEKACDLLRREGAGRTTMISKSHPGGGAAVGHTSNGTDAFPGSLLGHPGVRGRLRERLDLKTAGNGVVGDRIGDAVLVDTLTTALMLHRQYPGVDYLTASGDVVYSSGVVATGGVEQSKNGLLAHRRKSDEARQGVEKTRAAAQQAQRENETMRQKMVALEILERETRQALDEANHKRVELEAYARRNREDGERAGRKRETLDEEIAVANREVEELSTRQAATVQEIATVEGRRRTLEHDLQQATLRSEEQEAAGQLLAEAVSALRVELASRTEQLQAAQQEKQRLQEGRDELKRRVDACHAEASAADARGEEAARLKTETDATLLQQLEERRGATERSSEMERRILELQRHLGEMDSGLKTLRDRLEAERTVTRELELERTKLESERSHLDELCIQELGVPSLDAGEPPESDEPVDLDTLDKECADIRERIERIGPVNMTAIDEFSEYEERHDFLSKQKLDLEQSMNSLRESIRRINRTSRDRFEEAFEQIRRSYQEIFKLLFNGGRADLRLEEGEDVLDCGIEIMVQPPGKRLGSVALMSGGEKALSAIALLFAVFRYQPSPFCLLDEVDAALDDANVQRFARMLKEYAKQTQFIVVTHNKLSMESADLLYGVTMEEPGVSKVMSIQLQ
- a CDS encoding dihydroorotate dehydrogenase electron transfer subunit; its protein translation is MPLDFLTKVCRNEDLGQGNFLLSFDAPSFADSMAPAEFFMIGIPGAETLLRRPFSVCGLPGTFDDSHPDRYTILVKAMGKGTRLLSELGPGAELTVLGPLGQGYSLPTDDRPSLIVAGGIGSAPFPALIDLLERNGHSRPHMIYGARSSGDLPLADWFADRCRSLSITTDDGSQGEEGRVTAPLLRMLKEHPGGLRIYACGPDPMLKAVAAIAIEAGVECQLALEAHMACGFGVCLGCVVPVIGEDGQPRYERVCVEGPVMTADRMAW
- a CDS encoding polyprenyl synthetase family protein, giving the protein MSNLVSMGKAERLLIEPFSTPPTIIGLIADDLARVEVMFRDQLASPVRIVDEIGGFVAESGGKRVRPTLHLLCTRMCGYEGEHQVALATVLEFIHSATLIHDDILDEAETRRGAPSANRRWGNNVSVLFGDYLFAKAMEMALQAGSLQVMKKLADVTLRMTEGEMLQTRYVGRLDLTTDEYLDLVERKTAALFGCCCELAGLLSGMDDDRLVALRRYGTDLGMAFQLVDDLLDFTGEAERMGKPVASDLSEGKATLAVLDLLSQGQPEVRDVAQRIVDGLPAEAPEFARFTDWLRERGAIERTHARARRFAASALDQLRGFPEGPAKDALTALPDMLLFRDR